From Babylonia areolata isolate BAREFJ2019XMU chromosome 14, ASM4173473v1, whole genome shotgun sequence:
CAGGATTCTTGTCATTCAAGGCACGAATACTTCCAGGAAACTTGTTTGTCAGAATATACATTACTGTCAGGATTCTTGTCATTCAAGGCACGAATACTTCCAGGAAACTTGTCTGTCAGAATATACATTACTGTCAGGATTCTTGTCATTCAAGGCACGAATACTTCCAGGAAACTTGTCTGTCAGAATATACATTACTGTCAGGATTCTTGTCATTCAAGGCACGAATACTTCCAGGAAACTTGTCTGTCAGAATATACATTACTGCCAGGATTCTTGTCATTCAAGGCACGAATACTTCCAGGAAACTTGTTTGTCAGAATATACATTACTGTCAGGATTCTTGTCATTCAAGGCACGAATACTTCCAGGAAACTTGTCTGTCAGAATATACATTACTGTCAGGATTCTTGTCATTCAAGGCACGAATACTTCCAGGAAACTTGTCTGTCAGAATATACATTACTGTCAGGATTCTTGTCATTCAAGGCACGAATAATTCCAGGAAACTTGTCTGGCAGAATATACATTACTGCCAGGATTATTGTCACGCACGGTCCGATTTACTCATTAGAACCTTATATAATATTCTCAGGATTATTGACATTCAGGGCACTAATTCCTCATAGGAACCTTGTCTCTCAGACTACTCATTACTGTCAGGGTCATTGTCATTCAAGGTATAGATTAATCCAAAAAGCCTTGTATGTCTCAATACATACAACGCCCCTGAATATTGTCATTCAATGCACAAATACTCCTAGGAACATTGTCTCTCAGAATACACATTACAGCCAGGGTTAATGTCTTTCAGAGTAGGAAATACTTCCAGGAGCCTTGTCTGTCACAATACACGCTATttcttgtagctgttgttgttcttttcatccTTCTCCTTCACTTTCTCCTGTATCTCTTTTTTCCGCACCAGGTCATTGTCACTACCACGAGTAACTGTTTAACGTGAGTACATCTCTGGTACGGTATCAACGGttctctgttgttgctgttgttttttaccttttattttctttcgttcATGAATGTGCTGTCTTTGGGTCAAATCACCTTATAGTTTTGACAAACTAATCTCCATCTGTTTGGCCGAGGATAGAGCATTTCAAGATCAAGAAGATTTTTGTTCGGTTATTTCGAcatgccctccaccctccccctctctgtcaactTTTTTCCCccgtgtggtgaggtgttgtgatTTTTAGTAATCTTTCGCCAGTGGTGAATGTtacagggaatgatgaagacatagCTGGGAGATTTCCTGGACCGAAAGTACGTCATTGAAATAAGGTACGTGTTGAACTGTTTGCTGCAAGGATAGAGAAGAGTCTACTTACTTCGATGGTGTAATATTTCTGCTGAAGGCTTTGGCTGTTGTAAGAGTTTTGTCCGGTTATCACATTAGGCTGcgtgaaaccaaccaaccaaccaaccaaacaaacaaaaacgacaataaagaaataaacgaacaaagACAACCAAGAATTCAACACCCTGTACGAACGGCATTCAACAAACGCGAAGTAGAAACGTCAGAGCGgaagcagcccccacccccaccccccaccccacctccacacacacacccaacgccCCCTATCCCCACCTTTCACCAAGTGGGACAGCCTCCTGCCGACcacctcgttctctgtctgtgcctTGGGGAGCTCCGTGacgttcacctctctctcctcgtgcCCCTGTTTCCTCATCCgcctggggaagaagaagaggggcaaggcgcacacacaggcacaggcaccgAACACGATGAAGCCCAGCCACCACGCCCCGATCCAGTTGGGGTTCCGGTACTTCATGTCCGTGTCTGCAGGCATCCGGCCAGAAGGGGGTGACTACTACTGTGTGCCTGGCgtgaggtgggggtcggggtgggggggaggggagggttgtaggagacgagaggaagggggggggggggagagttgtaggagaggagaggaagggggggtaggggagggttgtAGGAGACgagatgaaggggagggggtaggggagggttgtAGGAGacgagaggaaggggggggggtggaataggGGACGGGTAAGGTAGGGTAGGGAGGGGCTGGGTATGGGGTaaggtatgatatggtatggtgtgttagGGTAGGGTATTGCGAAGTTGGGTAGGGGGCGGTATGGTaagatagggtagggtagggctgGATatggggtatggtatggtagggtaggggcAGTGTAGGACTGGGTAGGAAGTATGGTATGGTAAGATAGGATATGGGTAGTGTAGGGCTGGGTagggggtatggtatggtaagataGGATATGGGTAGTGTAGGGCTGGGTagggggtatggtatggtaaggtaagatAGGGTAAGGGTAGTGTAGGGCTGGGTagggggtatggtatggtaagataGGGTAAGGGTAGTATAGGGCTGGGTagggggtatggtatggtaagataGGATATGGGTAGTGTAGGGCTGGATAGGGGGTATGGTAAGGTAAGATAGGGTAAGGGTAGTATAGGGCTGGGTagggggtatggtatggtaagataGGATATGGGTAGTGTAGGGCTGGGTagggggtatggtatggtaaggtaagatAGGGTAAGGGTAGTGTAGGGCTGGGTAGGGGGTATTGTATGGTAAGATAGGGTAAGGGTAGTGTAGGGCTGGGTagggggtatggtatggtatggtaagataGGGTAAGGGTAGTGTAGGGCTGGGTAGGGGGTAAGGTATGGTAAGATAGTATATGGTAGTGTAGGACTGGGTAGGGGTTATGGTATGGTAAGATAGAGTAAGGGTAGTGTAGGGCTGGGTAGGGGGTAAGGTATGGTAAGATAGTATATGGTAGTGTAGGACTGGGTAGAGGTTATGGTATGGTAAGATAGAGTAAGGGTAGTGTAGGACTGGGTAGGGGGTATGGTATGGGAAGATAGGGTAAGGGTAGTGTAGGGCTGAATATGGGGTATGATATGGTAAGATTGGGTAAGGGTAGTATAGTGCTGGGTAGGGagtattgtcatcatcaacaacatcatcatcatcatcatcgtcatcgttgttatcatcgtcatcatcatcatcatcatcattatcgtcgtcatcatcatcatcatcatcatcaccatcatcatcgctgtcaagTAGATATGAAGTGGTGTACATGGACCATTTCGCAgagctttgatgcctccttgacactgacactgacattgacactgacactgaccttCCAAGGTAACGTAGATCGATGAAAAGAACCCCCCAAGGGCGAGCCCCAACCCTGGCCCGACGACGCCTACAGCAATGAtgatacctgtacacacacacacacacacacacacacacgctcacacacacagagtaaacacaaaGGCAGAGATAGGCAAATCACACACCACCCACTTATAAGACTGTTGTACAGACCACCCATTTCTACCTGTGTTGTCAATTACAGGCCACCCATCAATACAGAATTTTGCGTTAACAGTGACAGATCATCAACCCATATAGAACCCTGATTCATCAGTGACAAATAATCAAAATCGAAAtcgaatttttaaaaattattattgatAGTGATAAACCATCCGTCCttcacaagtggagtgatggcctagaggtaacgcgtccgcctaggaagcgagagaatctgagcgtgctggttcggatcacggatcagccgccgatattttctccccctccactagacactgggtggtggtctggacgctagtcattcggttgagacgataaaccgaggtgcagcatgcacttagcacacgtaaaagaacccacggcaaccaaagggttgttcctggcaaaattctgtagaaaaatccacttcaacaggaaaaacaacaaaaactgcatgcaggaaaaattttttttctaaatgggaagtgctgtcagtgtagcgatgcactctccctggggaaagcagcccgactttcacacagagaaacctgttgtgataaaaaaagaaaaaagaaaaagaaaaaaaaatcaaacccacaAACATAGTACCCAACCTTACCAGTGATAAATCGCCTTTCTAAATAGAACCTAGTCTCGTCAGTGACAAACCACCCAACCATATATAGAACCCAGCCTTATTCAATGATAGAATCCCGTCTTATTAACAATCCAGCTCTCGATAGAGAACCCCACCATAGCTGTGAGAAATCGTCCATCTAAACAAAACCCCGATTCATCAGTGACAGACTTCCCAATAATACTGAACCTTGTCTTATCAATGACCAAACACCCACCCATATAAACTGTCTTATAAACTGGGCCTACATCTGCTCGACTCGTATCTGAGACTGACACCACCTAACAGTTGGGCCCACAGCAAAGTGAAAGTTGTTATGGTCAATGGCTTCTCAGATGTAATGGGAAtgcattcacagcttagtctatGTTCGtgtctatgactctcaaactaggaagcgacattgcactggctcttagtgctgcagccttgggggctagctggcctttgggaaccatcccaacgccgactgtcttaaaaccctcttggccgggagagttgggatgtaacttgggcaagggccctctccactgtaatcaaattagCTAGACTACCCACCCATGCAGAACCCAGTCTTCACAGTGACAGACCACCCACCACCTATAGAACAATGCCGTAACAGTGACACACCACCCAAAACCTACAGAACATTGTCTTAACAGTGACAGACCACCCACCACCTATAGAACAATGTCTTAACAGTGACAGACCACCCACCACCTATAGAACAATGTCTTAACAGTGACAGACCACCCACCACCTACAGAACAATGTCTTAACAGTGACAGACCACCCACCACCTATAGAACATTGTCTTAACAGTGACAGACCACCCACTACCTACAGAACAATTTCTTAACAGTGACAGACCACCCACCacctatatgatagtcagtcgtgtccgactatgaccatcagaacagcagaggaggcaactgctgttccgactatttgggctagaatttgattatagtggagagtgtcttgcccaagttacattcccactctctcggccaagagggttttaggacagtcggtgttggggtggttcccaaaggccaactagcccccaaggctgcagcactaagagccagtgcaattttgcctccaagtttgagagtcatagtccttaacaaaagactaagctgtaaatgatttcccactgactggagaaaccattgaaaatacagctctcactttgctgttggcccaaatgtaaacttatgtcaatctgtgatataagccgagtgtagcACCACTTATAGGGCATTGTCTAATCAGTGATAGACTACCCACCCATGTAGAAACTTGATAGAGCGCTAAATCATTATCTTATTCTTCCCCTTCCATATgtgagttattgtgtgtgtgtgtgtgtgtgtgtgtgtgtgtgttttatgtttattgtaaagtgagCTCCTTTGAAGGGAGGAAAGCActcaataagtatccatatataaTATTATCATATAGAACCTcgacggccgcaatagccgagtggttaaagcgttggactttcaatctgacggtcctgggttcgaatttcggtaacggcacccagtgggtaaaggttggagatttttcagatctcccaggtcaacatatgtacagatctgcttgtacctgaaccgccctcgtgtgcatacgcaagcagaagatcaaatatgcacgttaaagattctgtaatccatgtcagcgttcggtgggttatggaaacaagaacatgcccagcatgcgcacgcccgaaaacggaatatggctgcctacagtggcagggtaaaaacagtcgtacacgtaaaagcccactcatgtccatacgagtgaacgtgggagttgcagtccatgaacgaagaagaagaaggcgaagaagaagaaggtatagaACTCTGTTTTATCAGTGACAGACCACCCACCCATGTAGAAGCCAGTCTTGACCCTGAGCACGTTGGCGTCCACATAGGTGGTGATGAAGGAGGTGCGAGGGGTCTTGCCCACCCCCTGCAGTGCCATGCCCGTCGCGATGACTGCCAGGGCTGTGCCCACATGGGCATGTGCCCggctgtccccctcctcctcctcctcactcccccctccatcctctgGGGGACagtagtgtgggggtgggggtggaggtgggggttgaggacGCCGGTGATCAGGACCAGagaatggtgatgaagatggtgatttCAAAGTTGATatggataatgatgacgatgattatgatcatttgtgagagagagagagagagagagagagagagagagagcgagagagagcgagagagagacagagacagagagagagagagagagagagagagagatcgacaaagTGTGGTGAAGCAAACGTACACAACTACACTGCCGCAGCTTACTAACTTTGACCCTTCACCTTACGGACTTCTACAGAGATGTCACATGGTCCTCTTTTGCCGTTTTTCAATTGTAGCAttgcccccgccctctctctctctctctctctctctctctctctcagtgatgcTGACCTGTGGAGGAATGGCAGTCCAGTACAGTGTGGTTGACACCATCACAGATCTGACCCAGCAGACTCCTGGAGGGCACAGCTGACACCATGCCGCTCAGGTTGGCTGGGTCCACTccagtggggggcagggaggggctgGGAGCTCCGAACATGAAATGGGGTAGCGCACACACAAAGCCAGACAGCCCGAACAACAGGGTGAAGAATCCTAGCGCACGTGGAATATGTACCTGTACAGTGCACCCGGGTCACTATACTTTGGAATGTACTGCAGCAACTGATGGCAAGATATAAACAAGGGACGAACACGTAACAAAGCAGAAAAAATGGAGAGAATTTCAATGTAAATAAGATGTTTGACTGACATCCCATGTTCACCTGAGGAACGGAATTGTGTTTGAGATTAGGTGTTCGATTCACTGAAAGGTGGCAGACTGGATTTTTGTTGGGCCCCCTCACATTGAGACTGCAGGTCAGGTGTCTAAACCTTGCActtgtctgtctggttgtagCTTCATTAACGAAAACGGACATTTCGCTGTAATTATGAAACTAGTCAGTTTGTACTCACTTCTATCATTGATGTGAGAAATTTCCACATCGATTAAGATACTGACGATTGCTGTGTGTAATCTGCAGGTGTCAAACCACAGATAAATCCAATACAACCCTGTTGTTTACAGCCCAACCCGCCATAAAGAGTTCACTTCAAGACTGagtcacaaagacagagagaactgagGAAATAAAGGAGAGCTCAGCATTCACACCATCATGAGTGGTGCACTGACCTTGTTGGTGATGAAACTGACGAAGAGGACGATGAGGAGGAAGCCCACGTCGTTAGCCGCCAGGATGACGCCAGTCTGAGAACTGTTGAAGCCGAACTGCCTCTCCAGCGTCGTCACCTGGTCCACACACAACCTGCAGtgtcaacacccacagtgatggcctagaggtaacgcgtccgcctaggaagcgagacaatctgagcgcactggtttgaatcacactggcagtcgctagtattttcttcccctccaccagaccttgagtggtggacgctagtcattcacatgagatgataactgaggtcccgtgtgcagcatgcatttagcactcgtaaaagaccccacggcaacaaaagggtcgtccccaggaaaattatgtagaaaaatccacttcgataggaaaacaaaaaaatacaacaacaaaaaaaaaaaaaagatgtcccttgggagagcagcccgaatttcacacagagacatccattgtaataaaaagacaaaacagaataaattttacaaaacaaaaacaaaaagcccccaaacttttcagttttcagtttcagtttatcaaggaggcgtcactgcgttcggacaaatctaatcaatctacgctacaccacatctgcaaggcagatgcctggtcagcagcataacccaaaaccCTAGTTAGGGAATGggtgcatgcatttatatttgtgtagGTATGACTATCAGGGCAGATTTCTTCttgcaggattttgccagagatcAGTTTATGTTGCCAGAGATTCCTTTTTCAGTTCACCACGTTCGTGCTGCACACGTTTATCGCCAAACCTGAATCACTAGATGCTTAGTTTGGTtatccggtcaaacttgggagaaagggagagaccgaGATTCAAACTCAGACCctaacagacactgtactggcagtgTAAGCGTTTTAACCAATCTGTCACTAACCTTCAAGTTCCTCTGTCTTCATACTCAGTAATCTGACAACACTTCAAATAAAAACATAAgcgaaagaaaaaataattcaCAATGTTCTAATCACAAAAAATGGCTTGGAATCTCATTGCCACACCCCTTTTTTGCCGACGTAAATCAAAGCTGCTATTGACACCTTTCTTCAGAACAGCTGGAGTCAAACAGAATGATATAACACAATACTCAGTTAATCTGTGCACTGCACCCCTCAGTTCAACCACAGCTTTATCCTTGGTCTGCGTCTGTTCGGATGCAAgccatctccaccccccaccctcttcctcctcctgtccacccccctcccttcactctcAAAGTCTTTCTTCCTCAGTCTAGTGACTTAGAAATAAGTTTACAGTTAAGTcagcagcagagtgagagctgtattatcaatggtttctccattgcaatggaaaatcattacaccttagtcttttgtggacaatgactctcaaacttggaggcaaaatcgcactggctcttagcactgcagcctcgggggctagtTGCCCTTTGAAAACCATTCCAACGCTgacagtcctaaaaccctcttggcccagagagttgggatgtaacttgggcaagacactctccactatgatcaaattctagcccagatattcaggacagcagttacctcctccgctgttctgatggtcgtagtcggaaacgactgactatcacacctATACATATGACAGATAGGATGACGATGACAGGCTCCTTGCACCCCAGGATCATTGAGAACAAGGTCCTTGGCAACAAGCCCCCTGGTGGCTGTGTGGGTCGCCTTGAGCGACACACCCTGGCACACAGAGGGCAAGGAATTCCGTGGGTAGGAGGGCTGCAGTATGGCAACTTGGAAATGAAATGGAGACAAGAGGCAAAGAATTCAAAACTGCACTTTGGTTGTTAGTTGATGGAGCTGAACGATCATGCGGCTGTGTAGGAGAGCAGCGAGACCTACTGTTCATGAATTACACCATTCAGGTGGCATGGGAAACaagccatcaacatcatcatcaaaatcatcatcagcaacaggaAAACtggcaacaacaggaacagcaacaacaacaacaaaatcagcaacagcagcagcagtaccagcaaaaacaacagcgacTGCAATcacaacagtaacaacgacaacagcatcaATCACAGCGCTATACAGGTatgcaccatcatcattaccatcatcaccgtcatcactgaCGACACCAAACAAACGACGTCACAGACCTGGCTGGTGATGTAGTGGGTCAGTGTTGTCGTCATCAAGGCGTTGGCGCTGAAAAAACCCGCGTACACTGGCATGGTCGCACATCGCCTCAGTGCCTTGGGCTTGCAACTTCCAATGCCACAGTCTGTCTCGTCATCATCGCTgttgtggtgggtgatggtgtctGTCCAGTTGTTGTCGTGCTCTTGGCACTGTGCTGACTCGCTGCTCGTCATTGTGCAAGTGCCAGACCTCAGAAACGGAGGAGTGATATCGCCTGGCTGAAGAACTGTGCTGGAGGCCAATGATACAAGATAACATAGGTACAGGTACAAGCACAGGCACAGGCATAGACACAGGTACAGGTACACGTATAGTACAGGTACAAGTATAGGTATAGACACAGATGCAGGTGCAAGTACAGCTACAGGTCTAGACACTGGTGTAGGTGCACGTATAGTACAGGTACAAGTACAGGTATAGACACACGTGCAGGTACACGTATAGTATAGATACAAGTACAGGTATAGACACAGGTGCAGGTGCAGGTATAGTACAAGTACATGTACAGGTATAGATACATGTACAGTTACAAATATGTATGGAATCAGGAACATCATGGATATAAAGAAGGAACAGTTATTGAAATTAAATTAATACTTGAACAGGAATACACCAGGCCCTGCTCATTCACTTACATATATTCCTTCCTATAATACAAATTCACTGCCACAAGCATTTACGAGATTTTACAAAGCATTTCATAATCAACAAAAGAAGTACTAGACTAATGGATCAAGACTTATATTACTGTTTAATTTTTTGGACAGTCAGTGGGATTATTTTTGTGATGTTACTTAAACACGGTTTTAGTTATAATAGGGAGATGGTGCACACGTTTTCGTCAGGCACATTTCGTCCCTTGCAGGGTGACAAAAAatgtcatatgacgtcatgggcagcccaccaccgtcactagtttttctgggtgtgcaccacagaatactaaatagtttagtattctgtggtgtgcactgcctttctttggacaactttttggcagagttcgatcacatcattttatttgcacagactgaaccaaGCAACAAAAACTATGTCGTCAAAAAGGTCTTTAGAACTCAAGACATATACAGCATTACAAAAGAAAGCAACGTGGTAAGTTTATTActttaaaatcttttttcttttctttctttctcttttttttaattttatttt
This genomic window contains:
- the LOC143289446 gene encoding solute carrier organic anion transporter family member 2A1-like — encoded protein: MTSSESAQCQEHDNNWTDTITHHNSDDDETDCGIGSCKPKALRRCATMPVYAGFFSANALMTTTLTHYITSQVTTLERQFGFNSSQTGVILAANDVGFLLIVLFVSFITNKVHIPRALGFFTLLFGLSGFVCALPHFMFGAPSPSLPPTGVDPANLSGMVSAVPSRSLLGQICDGVNHTVLDCHSSTEDGGGSEEEEEGDSRAHAHVGTALAVIATGMALQGVGKTPRTSFITTYVDANVLRVKTGFYMGIIIAVGVVGPGLGLALGGFFSSIYVTLEDTDMKYRNPNWIGAWWLGFIVFGACACVCALPLFFFPRRMRKQGHEEREVNVTELPKAQTENEVVGRRLSHLVKGFLGAIWRLCTNPVYMCAVLSVCFELMSGAGVYAFSPKYIENQFSFPAWKANMALAGMMLGVGSIGTFIGGYLTKRFKMGPTVSLTFATVIMAICLALTCLQIAFKCDQPWLYNSPGPLSSPETTMSDCMEGCGCDDTDYFPVCGGDGRTFFSPCHAGCKGSVRGSYVNCTCIPGGLAEAGTCDYSCDMFYPFIVNACVSFLLSTFAIVPKLIIYMRAVEERDKPLALGFHSFMTSVTGYLLGPICFGKLIDSVCIQWEDSCTGGGACRLYDNVKLRWTMYGYGALLQTAGFILLILTAITDRITNKFQKNTKASAGGDTLLTSVGV